The Limibacter armeniacum sequence TTTCAGTCAGCTTTTTACGTACCATTTCACTTACTGCTACAGCATTGGCATCTGCCTGTTTCTGGATTACCACACCGATACTGGTACGCCCATTAACACGGTTGATGGTCGTTTGCTCTGCAATACCGTCATTCACTTCGGCTACATCATCCACTCTTACCTGAGCACCATCCGCAGTCGTTGTGATAATCAGGTTTCTGATCTGGTTCAGGTTGCTGAACTTAGCCGCCATTCTCAAGCTGTACTGTGAGTTCTGTGTTTCAATCTTTCCTGTAGGGAAATCCTGATTGGCTGCTGTAATTGCCTGACTTACCTGACCGATAGTCAGTTTATAGGCTTTCAGTTTTGCAGGGTCTACATTGACCTGAATCTCACGTTGCTCCCCTCCTACCAGACTGATCTGACCTACGCCTTCAATCTTGGCAAGTTGTGGCTTGATACGGTCATCCATCAGCTGATAAAAAGCTGTTGGGGCAAGATCAGCCGTCACGCCAAGTTGCAATACAGGTAAGTCAGCTGTAGAGAATTTACTGATGCTTGAAGCGTCTACATCTTCAGGCAACTCTGACTGGATTGCATCAATCTTACGTTGAGCATCCTGCACTGCCTGATCAATATCTGCATTCTGATACAGACGAACCACTACCAAAGAGATTCCTTCCTGAGAAGTTGACTCCAGCTTATCAAGGTTCTCCAATGATGAAAGAGCATCCTCTATTTCCTTGGTCACAGAGGTCTCAACCTCGCTGGCTGCTGCACCCGGATAGACTGTAGCAATTGTCATTACCGGAGCATCAAAGTCCGGAAGCAAGTTATAGTTAAGCTGCTGATAGCTCAACATGCCCAAAAGTCCCAGCACGGTGAATACTACAATCACCAGTGCCGGACGTTTAATGGCTATTTCTGTAACTGTCATAATTCGCTATCCTTATTTATTAGTTGATTACTTCTACCTTGGTTTTGTCAGACAGGTTGATCTGTCCTGTCACCACTACTTCATCGCCCGCTTGCAAGCCATTTACCACTTCCAGGTATTCACCGTTATCACGACCTACAGTAATGTCTTTCAGGTAAGCTACACCATCTTTCACTAGGTATGTCTTAGCACTTTGGATACTACCAATCAGTGCAGAACGAGGGATTTGCAATACCTCAACACCACTAGCAATGCTGAACTGAACATTCACATAAGTACCCGCTTTCAAAGTATTGGTAGCCTTATTATCGAAGGCAATTTCAACTGGATAGTTGTGTGCATCATCCCCTTGAGGGCTGATGAATGTAATTTCACCTGCATAAGTAACACCCGGGAATACCGATGTAGAAATTGTTACCTGATCCCCTTTCTTCAAGTTGTAAACATCCTTTTCAGCTACACTTAGCTCTACTTTCAGGTGTTTTACGTCAATCAGTCTGGCAACTGATCCCCCAATATTTACATAGGCACCTTCATCAATGCTCTTTTTGGTAATCACACCGCTGAACGGTGCCGTCACTACAGACTTGTCCAGTTGTCTTTTTGCTTCAGCGTACTGGTTTTGTGCATTTTCATAAGACAGTTTGAACTGATCGTACTGCGCCTGTGTGGCTGCGCCACCTTCAAATAGGTTTTTGTAACGTTCGTAGTTTTGCTTGGCATCGTCCAGTCTTTGTTTGGCATTGGAAGCTGCAATGCTCAAAAGCCTGTTGTCAATGCGAGCGACTACCGCACCTCTTTTCAGCTCATCACCCAAATCGATGTAAATTTTCTCCACTTTTCCTGCTGTTTCAGCCTTGATGTCTACAGCCTGGTCAGGAGCTACAGTACCCAGCAATGAGAAACTGTTTGTACTTGTACCTTTTTTGACTTTTGAAGTGTTGACTGCGACAGTAACGTCACCTTTGTCCGCCACTTTATTATTTGCATTGATTTCCTTTTTGTTGCTATAGAGTTTGAATCCTATAAAGGAAATGAGCACTATGGTTAAAGTTATGCTAATGATCTTTTTCATATATATTCCAGATTGTCGTTTCTACTGATTTATTACTAAATAGTCCATGATGGTACCCTTGGCATTCTCAAGCTCCAACCTTGCAGTGTACAGGTCCAAAAGGGTTGTGATATAAGTGTTTTGTGCTTCCGTAAGTGCTGTTTCCGCGTTGACAACATCTGTAGAAGTACTTACCCCTTCTCTGAATTCGAGCTTTGTTATATCCAATACACTTTGCGCCAACTCCACATTTTCTTTCTCAGAATCAATGCGCTCCAATGTATTCTTGTACTTTATTTCTGCATTGGTAACCTCCAGCTTGATCGTTTCTTTTTTATTGGAGATTTGCTCTTCTATCTTGTAGCGTTTCAGTTTGGACTGCTGTATTCTTGCATCACGTTGCAAACCTTGGAATACTGGTATTCTCAGTCTCAAGCCAATGCTTGCCGTACTGAAATCCAGCCATCCATTACTGTCAGTAGGAAGGACTCCAAACTCAGCACCCTGAGCCTGATAAGCGTAGTTGGCGAATGCTGTAAGCGTAGGCAGGTAACTTGCAGAATTTCTTTTCTGATCAAGGTATTGCAGTTCCATATTAGTTTCCAGCAACTGATAGTCTAACCTGTTCTTCGGTTCAGCTTGCACATTTTCTGATGCCAACTTCAGCTCCTCTTCATTCATTTCAATTTCCTTGATATCCAACGGTTGCTCCAATGGCATTCCCATCTGATATTTCAGTTGGCTTACCACTTGCTGAAGTGTCAATGTACTCTGATCAATTCTGGAACGAAGTGTATTCACATTCACTCTTAATCGGCTAACATCCACAGCTTTTGCCAAACCATTCTTAAACTGTAGCTCCGTCTGTTTCAGGGTTTCTTCAGCATTTCTCAGGTTACTTTGCAGCAGGTCCAATTGCTTCTTAACCACAATCACCTGATAGTAAGCGACGGCAACCCCATAAGCCGTTTGCTCTTCCGAAAAAGCTGTCTGCTGCTTATACATGCTACGGGTTGTTTTGGCAGCCTTCAAAGCAACACCAAATGTAGGGTCATATATCATTTGGGTAGCCTCTGCCGAGACAGATGTATTGTATTGGTAACCCATGGTGATACCACCACCGTCTTCACCACCAAAGCCAGGTACTACAAGGAGTGGAAGTTTTAACTTGTCCTCATAGCTGGCATTAATATTTACCTGAGGCAAACCTGTACCTCTGGCCTCCCTTATCTGTTGTTCACCAATCTGCTCATCAATTCGCGCACTTCGAATCTGAGTCTGATTGGCTTTCGCATACTCAATGCAATCCAATATCCCCATTGTCGGAGATTGTCCACTTTCCTGTGCAAACACCGGCACTCTCAAGAGGATTAGTAGCAATAAGCCTGTTAAAAGTTTCTTTTGAATACTCATTTTAAAATAATGATTTAAACGTTTGTTTAACCGAAGGGTAAAAAAAATTTATGATTTTAAATAGCTGATAATCAAAATAAACACCACTTACACCTTCTGACGGCAAAGGTCATATGATTATGAAAATCTTAAAAGAACATTTTAAATTTATGATTTAAACTATTGTTTAATTAAGGGGTAAAAAATTTTAAAAGTGAAAAATCATGACTTCAAGTAACTGATAATCATATCTGTAATAATTTCTTTTCTTTGTTCCATCAGGTTATGGTATTCCGCTTCATCCAGGTCATGTACTTTCATCATGATAACCTTGGATACCAAAGGAAATACTATCAGGCTGGAAATACTGGCTTCTAGCTGGATAACATCTATATTAGACAACTTTTCAGGGCTTATTTCATCCTTATGCCTTGTCAAAAGAGATTGTGCGATACGGGTACAGTCCATGCGTTTCTTGTCAAGAAACAGTTCTGGATTCTGATGCATCTCCTGCAAGATAAACATTGGCAATTGAGGATTCTGTACCAGTTGGTCCATTACCGTAGAGACATATCTTTTGATTCGCTCTTCCAATGTAAGTCCCTCGCTTTGAACAATATCCTGAATCAACAGAAAGTATTCTTTCGTGTTTTCTTCAAAAATAGCCTTGAAAAGCTTTTCTTTGCTACGAAAATAATAGTTGACAAGAGCAATATTGACATCAGCCTTTTTAGCTACATCACGCACAGTTGTGCCTTTGAAGCCTTTGGCAGTAAACAATTCTTTTGCTGCCAGTCTGATTTTCAATTCAGTATTATCTTTCTCTATATCCTTTTGCCCTTTCATGCTGCAATTATATTTTAAATATAAGTTTTAAACAAGTGTTTAACTGCAAAATTTCTTCCATTCTTCTTTCCTAACTATTTCCCTGCGTTTCTGTTCTCTCCTACTCTACACATAAAACCCCATTTCTATGCCATAGCAGCAGTTCCTTATTAAAAACATAAGGCCGAAAAGAAACAGATGATTCCATTTCTTTCCGACCTTAAATATTGCACAACCCTATTTACTACCAGAAAATCAGGTACAGAACGGACAAGATTCCACAAATACCCATTGAGGCAATGTTGAAAGTCATTCCTGTGTTGAACATACCTTTCTCAATTTTGATACTTTTTTCCTTGTCTTCTTTTCCAAACAGGGAAATTACCACCGCTATGGCTGCCAGTACCAGCATCACTATAAACATTCTATCCAAGAATGGCATTTCTTCCAAGAGGATTTTCATACCCCAAGACAATGGGAAAGTAAGCAATGCTACTGCAAAAGCGGCATTGGCTGTTGCACGTTTCCAGAAAAGTCCCAATGTAAAGATGACCAATACACCCGGTGTTACAAGTCCTGTAAACTCCTGAATAAACTGGAACGCCTGATCCAGTTCTCCCAACATCGGAGCGACCAATACGGCAATAAACAGTGCAATTACTGAAACCATTCTACCCATGTTTACCAAAGACTTGTTCGAGGCATTCTGATTGAAATGGCTCTTATAGATGTCCATTGTAAAGATAGTCGACGTACTGTTGATCATGGATGCCAATGAAGAAACAATCGCTGCTGCCAATGCGGCAAATGCCAAACCTTTCAAACCTGTTGGAACGAAGGTATTCAGCAACCAAGGGTAAGCTTCATCTGATTTGGTGATCGTACCTACCGCCATGTCAGAAACAGTACCGGCAATGCTCTCCCCTACATTGTATGCCAATGGATCTTTACTAATGGTGAACGCTACAATACCTGGCAACACAACGATCAAAGGCATCAGGATCTTCAGGTAACCTGCAAACACAACCCCGTTCTGCGCTTCCTTCAGGTTTTTACCTGCCAAGGTACGCTGAATAATGTACTGGTTAAGTCCCCAGTAAGCCAGGTTTACAATCCAGATACCACCAAACAAAGCACCGATACCTGGCAACATTTCATAGGCATCTACAAATCCACCTTTACCATCAGGAATCATGGTCCCTCTATCGATAATCATCTTAAACTTTTCTGGTGCTTGCTCGAATGCAATCTGCAAACCTGACAGCATACCTTCTCCACCAGACAGTGCATTGAATGACAGATAAGTAGTAACTAAACCTCCAATAACCAATACAACTACCTGTACAACGTCTGTCCAAGCCACAGCTGAAAGTCCTCCGTAAATCGAGTAAACTGCAGCAAAGAGCGCCAGACCAATTATGCCGTACAAGATCGGCACACCCATGATAATCTCAAGACTCAACGCGCCCATATACAGTACTGAAGTCAGGTTCACAAACACATACACCAGCAACCAGAATACGGAAAGGCTCATACTAACACGCCCATCAAACCTGTCTTTCAAGAACTGAGGCATTGTAAAGATGCCTTTCTTGATAAAGATCGGCAGGTAATATTTACCCACTATAATCAGCGAAGCTGCTGCAATCCACTCGTAACAAGAAATCGCCAACCCGATGGCAAACCCAGAACCTGACATCCCGATAAATTGCTCTGCCGAGATGTTAGAAGCGATGAGCGAGGCTCCAATTGCCCACCAAGGCAATGACTTTGACGCCAAGAAATAATCCTCTGCCGACTTGGTTTCTCCTTTTTTGTCTCGGGAAACCCAGAGTCCCATAAACAAGATCAGTACGGCATATCCGATAAAGACTGCATAGTCCAGAAATGAAAAACTTCCCATTGTTATTTAGTTTATATTTTCACCTATGCCCATGCTCCCCTACAGTTCTGAATCGTAGGAAAGCCAAGGCATAGTCCTATTTGTTATAAATTGCTTTCCTTAAGGTTGATTTTAACTACAGTCAAAGAGTAAGCAGGCAGGTTGATAGTCAGCTTTTTGCCTCTAAAGTTTGCTTCTTCTGTAGTTGGGTGAATATTCTCAGGATTATCAAAGCTGTTCACTCTACCCAACGCTTCACTCTTCAGTACTGTGATGCTTCCTTTTCCTGTTGTTTTGGTGTCACCTTCCAGTCTTACTGTCTTGGTAGCATCCTTTGAAGAGCTATTGACAATCTTCAGAATCAGCTGGTTGTTTTTCTCATCCAATACTGCTGAGGCATACAATTCTTCCTGACCCGTAACTGGCTCGTTGGAAGCGTAGCCTATCTCCACTACTTGTGTTCCCTTATTGGTTGAAAACAGTTGCTGAACATAGTAATTAGGGGTAGCATAAGAATTCAGGTTGTCAAACCAGATCAGGTCTGGAGTCCATTGCCAACCTTCAGCGTGTGCAAAAAGTGGCGCATATGAAGACAGGTGAACCACATCTGCATTTCTTTCCAGTCCTGTCATAAATGCTGCCTCAGACAGGGCACACTGCCAATTGTTTTTGTTGTCAGGGCTTGCAATTGCCACACTTTGTGCCGCATATTCCCCTGCAAATATTTTTGGTCCTGAACGGTCATAGTTATCGTACCGGTCAGCATTCTCCAGAAACCATTCAGGGTTTCTATAGTAATGCTCGTCTACAATCTCCGCATCCAGTTTCTTCAGCTCTTCTGCTGCATAGTCAAACTCTTTTCCGTCAGGGAAAGGCCCTGTTCCGGATACAATAATGATCTCAGGGTATTTTTCCTTGATTGCTTTGGCAAATACCTTGTAACGCTCAATGTACTGAGGTCCCCATTGCTCATTTCCTACACCGATATACTTTAGGTCAAATGGCGCTGGATGTCCCATTTCTTTTCTGAGTTTACCCCAAGGAGTTGATACATCACCATTGGCAAACTCAATCAGGTCCAAAGCATCCTGAATGTATGGGTCAAGCTGATCCATTGGTACAAGTTCTCCTGTATTGAACTGACACGCCATACCACAACTCAGGATAGGCAGCGGCTCAGCATTCAGGTCTTCTGATAACTGGAAATACTCAAAGAATCCAACACCAAAGCTTTGGAAATAGTCATGGGTTGGACGGTGATCAAACTCTGTATTCCAACGGTTGATCTGTACCTTTCTGTCCTCGAGGTTACCTACTGTTTTTTTCCATTGATAACGGGTGGCTAATTCTCTACCTTCTACGATACATCCACCTGGAAAACGTAGGAACCCAGGGTTCAGGTCTGCCAATTTTTGGATCAAATCTGCTCTTAATCCATTTGGACGGTTTTTCCATGTATCTGAAGGGAACATCGATACCATATCGATATCTACAGTAGATTTTCCTTCAAAGCTAAGTCTCAACTTTCCTTTTGGGTCAGTAACAGTTGATTTCAAGCTTGCTGTAAACTTGTCCCAATGAGGGCTGTCCAGCTTTAGAGAGGTTTTTCCTACTACTTTATTGTCATGAGAAAGCAACTCAATATGCAGTGTTACCGGAGCACCTTTTAACGTTCTGGCATTTAGGGAAAAACTGTAGCTCAAGCCTTCCTTGAGTCCCATTCCTCTGAAGCCTTCATTGGTCAAGGTAAATGCCTCTTTTTCGGCATCCAGCTT is a genomic window containing:
- a CDS encoding efflux RND transporter periplasmic adaptor subunit, giving the protein MKKIISITLTIVLISFIGFKLYSNKKEINANNKVADKGDVTVAVNTSKVKKGTSTNSFSLLGTVAPDQAVDIKAETAGKVEKIYIDLGDELKRGAVVARIDNRLLSIAASNAKQRLDDAKQNYERYKNLFEGGAATQAQYDQFKLSYENAQNQYAEAKRQLDKSVVTAPFSGVITKKSIDEGAYVNIGGSVARLIDVKHLKVELSVAEKDVYNLKKGDQVTISTSVFPGVTYAGEITFISPQGDDAHNYPVEIAFDNKATNTLKAGTYVNVQFSIASGVEVLQIPRSALIGSIQSAKTYLVKDGVAYLKDITVGRDNGEYLEVVNGLQAGDEVVVTGQINLSDKTKVEVIN
- a CDS encoding TolC family protein — protein: MSIQKKLLTGLLLLILLRVPVFAQESGQSPTMGILDCIEYAKANQTQIRSARIDEQIGEQQIREARGTGLPQVNINASYEDKLKLPLLVVPGFGGEDGGGITMGYQYNTSVSAEATQMIYDPTFGVALKAAKTTRSMYKQQTAFSEEQTAYGVAVAYYQVIVVKKQLDLLQSNLRNAEETLKQTELQFKNGLAKAVDVSRLRVNVNTLRSRIDQSTLTLQQVVSQLKYQMGMPLEQPLDIKEIEMNEEELKLASENVQAEPKNRLDYQLLETNMELQYLDQKRNSASYLPTLTAFANYAYQAQGAEFGVLPTDSNGWLDFSTASIGLRLRIPVFQGLQRDARIQQSKLKRYKIEEQISNKKETIKLEVTNAEIKYKNTLERIDSEKENVELAQSVLDITKLEFREGVSTSTDVVNAETALTEAQNTYITTLLDLYTARLELENAKGTIMDYLVINQ
- a CDS encoding TetR/AcrR family transcriptional regulator, which encodes MKGQKDIEKDNTELKIRLAAKELFTAKGFKGTTVRDVAKKADVNIALVNYYFRSKEKLFKAIFEENTKEYFLLIQDIVQSEGLTLEERIKRYVSTVMDQLVQNPQLPMFILQEMHQNPELFLDKKRMDCTRIAQSLLTRHKDEISPEKLSNIDVIQLEASISSLIVFPLVSKVIMMKVHDLDEAEYHNLMEQRKEIITDMIISYLKS
- a CDS encoding sodium/sugar symporter, whose product is MGSFSFLDYAVFIGYAVLILFMGLWVSRDKKGETKSAEDYFLASKSLPWWAIGASLIASNISAEQFIGMSGSGFAIGLAISCYEWIAAASLIIVGKYYLPIFIKKGIFTMPQFLKDRFDGRVSMSLSVFWLLVYVFVNLTSVLYMGALSLEIIMGVPILYGIIGLALFAAVYSIYGGLSAVAWTDVVQVVVLVIGGLVTTYLSFNALSGGEGMLSGLQIAFEQAPEKFKMIIDRGTMIPDGKGGFVDAYEMLPGIGALFGGIWIVNLAYWGLNQYIIQRTLAGKNLKEAQNGVVFAGYLKILMPLIVVLPGIVAFTISKDPLAYNVGESIAGTVSDMAVGTITKSDEAYPWLLNTFVPTGLKGLAFAALAAAIVSSLASMINSTSTIFTMDIYKSHFNQNASNKSLVNMGRMVSVIALFIAVLVAPMLGELDQAFQFIQEFTGLVTPGVLVIFTLGLFWKRATANAAFAVALLTFPLSWGMKILLEEMPFLDRMFIVMLVLAAIAVVISLFGKEDKEKSIKIEKGMFNTGMTFNIASMGICGILSVLYLIFW
- a CDS encoding alpha-L-arabinofuranosidase C-terminal domain-containing protein, which gives rise to MKKIIGSALIAGSLFTGNAMGQNYKDFTVQTDHVKAEIQPTMWGIFFEDINFAADGGIYAELVKNRSFEFYTPLMGWEEKKSEDNASYITVMNRSSKDSANPRYAQIKLDAEKEAFTLTNEGFRGMGLKEGLSYSFSLNARTLKGAPVTLHIELLSHDNKVVGKTSLKLDSPHWDKFTASLKSTVTDPKGKLRLSFEGKSTVDIDMVSMFPSDTWKNRPNGLRADLIQKLADLNPGFLRFPGGCIVEGRELATRYQWKKTVGNLEDRKVQINRWNTEFDHRPTHDYFQSFGVGFFEYFQLSEDLNAEPLPILSCGMACQFNTGELVPMDQLDPYIQDALDLIEFANGDVSTPWGKLRKEMGHPAPFDLKYIGVGNEQWGPQYIERYKVFAKAIKEKYPEIIIVSGTGPFPDGKEFDYAAEELKKLDAEIVDEHYYRNPEWFLENADRYDNYDRSGPKIFAGEYAAQSVAIASPDNKNNWQCALSEAAFMTGLERNADVVHLSSYAPLFAHAEGWQWTPDLIWFDNLNSYATPNYYVQQLFSTNKGTQVVEIGYASNEPVTGQEELYASAVLDEKNNQLILKIVNSSSKDATKTVRLEGDTKTTGKGSITVLKSEALGRVNSFDNPENIHPTTEEANFRGKKLTINLPAYSLTVVKINLKESNL